A stretch of Patescibacteria group bacterium DNA encodes these proteins:
- a CDS encoding glycosyltransferase family 2 protein, whose protein sequence is MDFSVIIVSWNSKEFLERCVKSVQRCAQGLSCKIIVVDNASTDGSADFVRDTFPMVILVRLPANTGFAHACNVGITHAQGRYICFLNPDTELLNSALQHLVSFMDQHPIAGIAGGMLQNVDGSRQVSVRSFPAPLVALGLALKIPHIPVLRALFRTYFQDAFNYEVSQQVDQVMGAFFIVRNSFLTQVGGFDERFFLWFDEVDLMRHAHELGWQVWYYPRAKAIHWGAQSFSKVSSYENQKQFLISMKRYIGKWHGKHAALPLIISTPLVLFVYRIFLLILFKINKANATNI, encoded by the coding sequence ATGGATTTTTCAGTAATTATTGTAAGCTGGAATTCCAAAGAGTTTCTTGAGCGTTGTGTGAAGTCGGTGCAAAGGTGCGCCCAAGGCCTGTCATGTAAAATTATCGTGGTCGATAATGCGTCTACCGATGGGAGCGCGGATTTTGTGCGCGATACCTTCCCTATGGTGATTCTCGTACGCCTTCCTGCAAATACGGGCTTTGCGCACGCGTGCAATGTAGGCATTACACATGCGCAAGGGCGTTATATTTGTTTTTTAAATCCTGATACGGAGTTACTAAATAGCGCACTTCAGCATTTAGTATCTTTTATGGATCAGCACCCAATAGCCGGAATCGCAGGGGGGATGCTGCAAAATGTTGATGGGAGCAGGCAGGTATCAGTCAGATCATTTCCCGCACCCCTCGTCGCGCTGGGGTTGGCGCTTAAAATTCCCCATATACCGGTGCTGCGTGCATTGTTCCGCACCTATTTTCAGGACGCCTTCAATTATGAAGTAAGCCAGCAGGTAGATCAGGTTATGGGAGCTTTTTTCATCGTGAGGAATTCCTTCTTAACCCAGGTGGGCGGATTTGATGAGCGTTTTTTTCTCTGGTTCGACGAGGTTGACCTTATGCGGCATGCACATGAGTTGGGGTGGCAGGTGTGGTATTATCCTCGCGCAAAAGCAATCCATTGGGGGGCGCAAAGCTTTTCCAAAGTTTCCTCCTATGAGAACCAGAAGCAATTTCTCATCAGCATGAAACGTTATATTGGCAAGTGGCATGGAAAGCACGCCGCGTTGCCGCTCATTATTTCGACTCCTCTTGTGTTATTTGTATATCGAATTTTTTTATTAATTTTATTTAAAATAAACAAGGCAAACGCCACAAATATATGA
- a CDS encoding O-antigen ligase family protein: MKKAFGAALLFFLCSFLSWQWPFLNGIFAGIITICIIYLYLKYPEIAFGLVFAELAMGGKGWWLSLQFGDTILPIRILIFTGVFLSWFGTILIHSRNSSSPFALLKNIPAGIRSVLIILGLSIIWGVGWGLVRGNGFGPVFFDANAWIYLIILFPLLSIVDQGKGNIFLNRTVTYVLGAGLANALLTLIFFHVFAHQYVFTHTIYLWIRDMQFGEITFIRPGAWRVFLQSQVWLLFVAAWFFLTSIAKSQQNKIAHIALLSVTLSALFISFSRSNWIGLIAVGITGVTLTLYHHAAPVKRILAVTAGGILGAMLLMIAFQRIPPIPAGGIPLRERLAIEAAGSSRMNQLSPLMKAIAKHPVIGSGFGTALTYISADPRIVARSPGGSGMYTTSAFEWGFLDIWLKIGLVGLAGYLWLIAVIGKNLWDMMEQTEIPTLAAALLLALVGISTVNITSPYLNHPLGIGLVLLCICVIVLKQQDLQPQSGAGL; the protein is encoded by the coding sequence ATGAAGAAAGCCTTCGGTGCCGCCCTTCTATTTTTTTTATGTTCGTTTCTTAGTTGGCAATGGCCATTCCTCAATGGGATATTTGCCGGCATTATTACCATTTGCATCATATATTTATATTTAAAATATCCTGAGATTGCGTTCGGTCTTGTATTCGCCGAGCTGGCCATGGGAGGAAAAGGCTGGTGGCTGAGCTTACAATTTGGCGATACTATATTGCCTATCAGAATTCTCATTTTTACAGGAGTATTTTTGTCGTGGTTTGGCACTATCTTAATTCACTCTAGAAATAGCTCGTCGCCATTCGCCCTATTGAAAAATATACCTGCGGGGATCCGCAGTGTGCTTATTATATTGGGATTGAGTATAATATGGGGAGTCGGGTGGGGCTTGGTGAGAGGGAATGGGTTTGGGCCAGTTTTTTTTGACGCGAACGCGTGGATATATTTAATTATTCTATTCCCGTTGTTGTCCATCGTTGATCAAGGGAAAGGAAATATTTTTTTAAATCGTACCGTAACGTATGTGCTCGGGGCAGGCCTTGCAAATGCGCTGCTCACACTCATATTTTTTCATGTATTTGCGCATCAATATGTATTTACCCACACTATTTACTTATGGATTCGGGACATGCAGTTTGGCGAGATTACTTTTATTCGCCCTGGCGCATGGCGTGTTTTCCTTCAAAGCCAGGTATGGCTGCTCTTTGTGGCGGCGTGGTTCTTTCTCACGAGTATCGCTAAATCTCAACAGAATAAAATTGCTCATATTGCTTTATTATCAGTCACTCTTTCAGCGCTTTTCATCAGCTTCAGCAGGAGTAATTGGATTGGACTTATTGCAGTAGGTATAACCGGAGTCACATTGACGTTGTATCATCACGCTGCGCCTGTAAAACGCATCCTTGCAGTGACTGCGGGAGGAATACTGGGAGCCATGCTCCTTATGATTGCATTTCAGCGCATTCCGCCGATTCCCGCAGGAGGGATCCCTCTGCGTGAACGATTAGCGATAGAAGCAGCGGGATCAAGCAGGATGAACCAATTAAGCCCGTTAATGAAGGCAATAGCCAAACATCCTGTCATCGGCTCTGGATTCGGTACAGCCCTCACCTACATCAGCGCAGATCCGCGGATCGTCGCACGCTCGCCGGGGGGGAGCGGCATGTATACCACAAGCGCATTTGAGTGGGGCTTTTTAGACATTTGGTTAAAAATAGGACTTGTGGGATTGGCGGGTTATTTGTGGCTTATTGCGGTAATCGGGAAAAATTTATGGGATATGATGGAACAGACAGAAATTCCCACGCTCGCGGCAGCACTATTGTTAGCATTGGTTGGCATAAGTACTGTTAATATCACCAGCCCGTACCTGAATCATCCGTTGGGGATCGGGTTGGTGTTATTGTGTATTTGCGTTATAGTATTAAAGCAACAAGACCTGCAGCCACAGAGTGGTGCAGGCCTTTGA
- a CDS encoding glycosyltransferase family 2 protein has protein sequence MPKVSVHIVTHNSQPFLESVLLSLEHQTFSDWSVLLVDNASSDGTLSYLAERWPQYRIVRNRENAGYARAHNQAIHFTESDYVLTLNPDVILHEWYLARVVEALDQNQHAGSATGKILRAQGNPGELGNSTFSRTLDSTGILIDRRRWFRDRGAGEEDRAQYDSSTEIFGPSGAAALYRRKALESTAYREKERVEYFDELFHSYKEDVDLAWRLQRRGWRALFVPRARAYHYRRAGTTGTDLRTIWHEHASRTARITFLSYRNHIFLLVKNERWLKNWKELPWLLSWEFGKIGYLLCTHPIILFRAWLDVMKNWRVLIDRRKYLK, from the coding sequence ATGCCCAAAGTTTCTGTCCATATTGTCACGCATAATTCGCAGCCTTTTTTGGAATCAGTGTTGCTGTCGCTTGAACATCAGACCTTTAGTGACTGGTCCGTGCTTTTGGTGGATAACGCATCAAGCGATGGTACCTTGAGCTATCTTGCGGAACGTTGGCCGCAGTACAGGATTGTGCGGAATCGGGAGAATGCCGGGTATGCGCGGGCGCATAACCAAGCGATCCACTTTACCGAGAGTGATTATGTGCTCACGCTCAATCCCGATGTGATTCTGCATGAGTGGTATCTCGCGCGGGTGGTTGAGGCATTGGATCAAAACCAGCACGCAGGGAGCGCCACTGGCAAAATTTTGCGCGCGCAAGGGAATCCCGGCGAATTAGGGAACAGCACCTTTTCCCGCACGCTTGACAGTACCGGTATTCTCATTGACCGCAGGCGTTGGTTTCGTGATCGTGGGGCAGGGGAGGAGGATCGCGCACAGTACGATTCGAGTACAGAAATTTTCGGCCCTAGCGGCGCGGCGGCGCTTTATCGCCGAAAGGCGCTTGAGAGCACCGCATATCGCGAAAAAGAAAGAGTGGAATATTTTGACGAGCTGTTCCACTCCTATAAGGAAGATGTTGACCTTGCATGGCGATTGCAGCGCCGAGGCTGGCGCGCGCTCTTTGTGCCGCGCGCACGCGCATACCACTATCGCCGCGCAGGCACGACAGGCACAGATTTGAGGACTATTTGGCATGAGCACGCATCCCGCACTGCACGCATTACTTTTCTCTCTTACCGCAACCATATATTTTTACTTGTTAAAAATGAACGTTGGCTCAAGAACTGGAAAGAGCTGCCATGGCTTTTATCATGGGAATTTGGTAAGATAGGATATCTTCTTTGTACGCATCCTATTATACTTTTTCGTGCGTGGCTGGATGTTATGAAGAATTGGCGGGTCCTTATAGACAGGAGAAAATATCTCAAATGA
- a CDS encoding glycosyltransferase family 2 protein: MYLSIIILNYKKINLVRQQLRSLDELHLPFSYETIVVDNASGDRIETLSKEFPNVLALPLTWNCGMGAGNNTGLKRAQGEYVLILNPDVILLPRAIETLCEYLSKSPRVGMAGPKLLNPDQTLQYSCFRFPRWYTPFFRRTKLSHFSAGKSELDRFLMREWDHNDIRSVEWLQGSAFLVRRNALEEVGLFDERFFLFFEDTDWCRRFWQKHWEVAYVPDAVMVHYPQRLSSFDGIWTFFNRLTWIHISSWVKYFWKWRNQRLNPNDQFPMTN; this comes from the coding sequence ATGTATCTTTCCATAATTATCTTGAACTATAAAAAAATCAATCTGGTGCGGCAGCAACTCCGTTCATTAGACGAGCTCCATCTGCCATTTTCTTATGAAACAATTGTGGTTGATAATGCGTCAGGCGATCGTATAGAGACGCTTTCAAAAGAGTTTCCCAACGTTCTGGCATTGCCGCTTACATGGAATTGCGGAATGGGCGCAGGGAATAATACCGGCCTGAAACGCGCGCAAGGAGAATATGTGCTGATCCTTAACCCTGATGTCATCCTGTTGCCGCGCGCGATTGAAACGCTCTGCGAATACCTTTCAAAGTCACCGCGGGTCGGTATGGCAGGACCAAAATTGCTAAACCCTGACCAGACTCTCCAATACAGCTGTTTCCGTTTTCCGCGCTGGTATACCCCTTTTTTTCGAAGAACAAAACTGTCGCATTTCAGCGCTGGCAAAAGTGAACTGGACCGTTTCTTAATGCGCGAATGGGATCATAATGATATCCGCTCCGTCGAATGGCTGCAGGGTTCTGCGTTTCTTGTGCGGCGCAATGCGCTCGAGGAGGTTGGTTTATTTGATGAGCGATTTTTTCTTTTTTTTGAAGATACGGACTGGTGCCGGCGTTTTTGGCAGAAGCATTGGGAGGTGGCGTATGTGCCAGATGCGGTTATGGTCCACTATCCGCAGCGACTTTCATCGTTTGACGGGATCTGGACTTTTTTTAACCGGCTCACCTGGATCCATATATCCTCATGGGTCAAATATTTTTGGAAGTGGAGAAACCAGAGGTTAAATCCCAATGACCAATTCCCAATGACCAATTAG
- a CDS encoding DUF4012 domain-containing protein, with amino-acid sequence MPISALKISSSHEFEGAHPHESKSEEKSDKRHPLRVVAGAFFIIFILLCILIAVVAAPFYSLWKQRGALPASAYAFKESIAYEPIGEVLTRYADFRNNMEVSRASYEKISGRIPFVFKDQKNKLNDTFQYASQAMVDLEPLLPQMIEVRDALGKNTFFDLPAESRLQLTRRLGEISPKLQTITRDVSLFTDAYGELPQTVRTYVFPQLPSPEALRSLRDGALFVANISALIPYLPLEGQRYLILLQNSTELKPTGGFIGTYAVATILHGKLVEFESDDVYNFDIRGRDGLPPPPPQPIRTYAGQDATYLRNINWSPDFPTTARAILEYWKAKGSAQSLSGVIALTPEAITPMLEILGPLNVYERMVTSENLVSVLEEEVEMEYWKRGIEKSRRKDLVGLLGRVLIDRISNTENATLFEIAANLTRSFATKDIQAYYSQAQAQDSLRESGWAGAVPPPGDNDVVFVVDANMEALKTDAVIKRTISYSLDATKSGVPPLATLSITYDHQGKPDWKTSRYRTYTRIYTNQGAIRSVDGNVDEQGKQTPLDVTEELGYVIFGTFTTVEPSTSRTLTFKYSLNNSALIKKLSKGAYTLHAERQAGSGTPTLNLNFHFPKSIILQDKILQSKSKKSDEFTYSYPLTQSRTFFGSE; translated from the coding sequence ATGCCTATTTCCGCCTTAAAAATTTCAAGCTCTCATGAATTCGAAGGAGCGCATCCACATGAGTCTAAAAGTGAAGAAAAATCGGATAAGCGCCATCCCTTGAGGGTTGTCGCGGGCGCGTTCTTTATCATATTCATATTATTATGCATACTTATCGCCGTCGTGGCGGCCCCTTTTTATTCCCTCTGGAAGCAGAGGGGCGCGCTCCCTGCATCGGCGTATGCATTTAAGGAAAGTATTGCGTATGAACCGATTGGCGAAGTTTTAACCCGCTATGCAGATTTTCGGAATAATATGGAAGTGTCACGCGCTTCATATGAGAAGATTTCCGGGCGAATACCTTTTGTATTTAAAGATCAAAAGAACAAGCTGAATGATACATTCCAGTATGCATCTCAAGCGATGGTAGATTTAGAGCCTCTTTTACCGCAGATGATAGAAGTGCGGGATGCGCTCGGGAAGAACACCTTTTTTGATTTGCCAGCGGAGTCACGCCTTCAGCTTACCCGCCGTTTGGGTGAAATTTCACCTAAACTTCAGACGATAACCCGCGATGTTTCTCTTTTTACCGATGCGTATGGGGAGCTGCCGCAGACCGTACGCACCTATGTATTTCCACAATTGCCATCCCCTGAAGCGCTGCGGTCATTGAGGGACGGTGCGCTGTTTGTCGCAAATATTTCAGCGTTGATACCGTATCTGCCTCTGGAGGGACAGCGGTATCTCATTCTCTTGCAAAATTCAACGGAACTGAAACCAACAGGAGGTTTCATTGGCACGTATGCGGTTGCCACCATTCTTCACGGGAAGCTGGTTGAATTTGAGAGTGATGATGTATATAACTTTGATATAAGAGGGAGGGACGGCCTTCCTCCTCCTCCGCCGCAGCCCATAAGGACTTATGCGGGCCAAGATGCTACCTATTTGCGTAATATCAACTGGTCGCCTGATTTCCCTACCACCGCGCGTGCCATTCTGGAATACTGGAAAGCAAAGGGCAGTGCACAGTCTTTGAGCGGCGTGATCGCCCTGACTCCAGAAGCAATCACGCCCATGCTTGAAATTTTAGGTCCCTTAAATGTATATGAAAGGATGGTGACCAGCGAAAATCTCGTGTCAGTGCTTGAGGAAGAAGTTGAAATGGAATATTGGAAGCGGGGGATTGAGAAGTCGCGCAGAAAAGATTTGGTTGGGCTCTTGGGCCGCGTGCTAATAGACCGCATAAGCAACACTGAGAACGCAACGCTTTTTGAGATCGCTGCAAATCTTACGCGCTCGTTCGCCACAAAAGACATCCAGGCATATTATTCCCAAGCGCAGGCACAGGATTCATTACGCGAAAGCGGATGGGCAGGCGCAGTGCCGCCACCGGGAGACAATGACGTAGTGTTTGTCGTGGACGCCAATATGGAGGCGTTAAAAACAGATGCAGTCATCAAGCGGACTATTTCCTATTCATTGGATGCGACGAAATCGGGTGTACCGCCGCTTGCCACGCTTTCCATTACCTATGACCATCAAGGAAAGCCTGACTGGAAAACATCGCGCTACCGCACGTACACGCGCATCTATACGAACCAAGGGGCTATCAGGTCCGTGGATGGCAATGTTGATGAGCAGGGGAAGCAAACGCCTTTGGATGTCACTGAAGAGCTTGGATATGTGATATTTGGCACGTTCACTACGGTGGAACCTAGCACCTCACGCACGCTCACGTTCAAATACTCGCTCAATAATTCTGCGCTAATTAAAAAACTCTCAAAAGGAGCCTATACCCTCCATGCCGAACGCCAAGCCGGCAGCGGCACGCCAACCCTCAACCTTAATTTCCATTTTCCAAAATCTATTATACTTCAGGATAAAATTCTCCAGTCAAAATCAAAAAAATCAGATGAGTTTACTTATTCATACCCTCTTACCCAATCAAGAACCTTTTTCGGCAGTGAATAA
- a CDS encoding rod shape-determining protein, translating into MFIKRIGIDLGTTYTLVYVPTKGIVINEPSVVAHSLSDRRVLAVGEEAKEMIGRTPDTIVASRPLKDGVIADYRTTEAMLRYFINKAIGGVRLFRPEVMVAVPAGITSTERRAVIDATIAAGAKTAYLIKEPIAAAIGAKIPIGSASGHMIVDTGGGTSEVAVISLGGIVANTSMRTGGNRFDSAITEFIRRKYNLAIGERTAEDIKISIGSALFLEKKLSMNVRGRDTVTGLPRTITVTSDDVTEAIQHELETVISAVKSVFAATPPELCADVIDKGMVLSGGSSLLRNIDKLLSQATGVPSYVADEPLLCVARGTGVALDNLDAYKRSILATR; encoded by the coding sequence ATGTTCATCAAGAGAATCGGGATTGATTTGGGTACGACGTATACGCTGGTGTATGTGCCCACGAAAGGTATTGTAATCAATGAACCTTCGGTGGTGGCGCATTCGCTTTCGGACCGTAGGGTGCTCGCGGTTGGGGAGGAAGCCAAGGAAATGATCGGCCGCACGCCTGACACGATTGTGGCGTCCCGGCCATTGAAAGATGGCGTGATCGCGGATTACCGCACCACAGAAGCTATGCTGCGGTATTTTATTAATAAAGCCATTGGCGGCGTGCGGCTTTTTAGGCCTGAAGTTATGGTTGCGGTGCCCGCAGGCATCACTTCCACGGAGCGCCGTGCCGTTATTGACGCAACAATAGCCGCAGGCGCGAAAACCGCCTATCTCATCAAGGAACCGATTGCCGCCGCCATTGGCGCAAAAATCCCTATTGGTTCAGCATCCGGCCATATGATTGTGGACACAGGAGGAGGCACTTCTGAAGTCGCAGTCATATCGCTCGGCGGTATAGTGGCCAATACTTCTATGCGCACCGGCGGCAACAGGTTTGACAGCGCTATCACAGAGTTCATCAGGCGCAAGTATAACCTTGCGATAGGCGAGCGCACCGCGGAAGACATCAAGATTTCCATAGGTTCTGCATTGTTTCTTGAAAAAAAGCTTTCTATGAATGTGCGCGGCCGCGACACGGTCACCGGTCTTCCCCGTACCATTACCGTAACCTCGGACGACGTGACGGAAGCAATTCAGCATGAGCTGGAAACTGTCATTTCCGCAGTGAAATCCGTGTTTGCAGCAACACCGCCAGAGCTATGCGCTGACGTGATTGATAAAGGCATGGTGCTCTCAGGCGGCAGCTCTTTGTTAAGAAACATCGACAAGCTGCTCTCCCAAGCGACGGGTGTGCCTTCCTATGTGGCAGATGAACCGCTGCTGTGCGTCGCGCGCGGCACTGGGGTGGCGCTTGATAATTTAGATGCGTATAAGAGGAGCATACTCGCTACGCGATAG
- a CDS encoding DNA polymerase III subunit: MRESNIILFHREIRARLGREYQAGTMHHAYLFTGPRGIGKATLAKWCAQMVQCEALALSDAPCGKCAHCRAIEHGTMPDVTIAAADRNVRTVSIREVRDAQERLHQTPLKGRFSVLILIDADRGTIAAQNAFLKTLEEPHPRSLLILTATQPSLLLPTIHSRVAAIPFKRISHHDMMSALKSESVAAEQLIPLANYAQGVPGKIFDNFKLREDVASMLAQVDALKDFKNAPFWELQTQIRKMLARYGKAPDALLQLLRNEMALLFRDQDVSPCARKALGALWSAHAHHVNQDLALDILSLSLAQRL; the protein is encoded by the coding sequence ATGCGCGAGAGTAATATAATTCTATTTCACAGAGAAATTAGGGCACGATTAGGCCGTGAATATCAAGCTGGCACCATGCACCATGCCTATCTTTTTACCGGCCCGCGCGGCATAGGCAAGGCCACATTGGCCAAGTGGTGCGCGCAAATGGTCCAGTGTGAAGCTTTAGCATTATCTGACGCGCCATGCGGAAAATGCGCACATTGCCGCGCGATTGAGCACGGCACCATGCCGGATGTGACTATAGCCGCTGCGGACCGCAACGTGCGCACCGTCAGTATTCGCGAAGTGCGGGACGCGCAGGAGAGGCTTCATCAGACTCCTCTTAAGGGCCGTTTTTCCGTCCTTATTCTCATAGACGCAGACCGCGGTACGATTGCCGCACAGAACGCCTTCTTGAAAACGCTGGAAGAGCCGCATCCGCGCTCACTCCTTATTCTTACTGCAACGCAGCCATCACTGCTACTGCCCACCATCCATTCGCGGGTCGCCGCGATCCCTTTCAAGCGCATCTCCCATCATGATATGATGAGTGCTCTTAAATCAGAGTCCGTTGCCGCAGAACAGCTCATCCCTCTTGCTAACTATGCGCAGGGAGTGCCAGGAAAAATTTTCGATAATTTTAAACTGCGCGAGGATGTGGCGTCTATGTTGGCGCAAGTTGATGCGCTTAAAGATTTTAAAAACGCGCCTTTTTGGGAATTACAGACGCAGATTCGCAAGATGCTGGCGCGCTATGGGAAAGCGCCTGACGCGTTATTGCAGCTCTTGCGCAATGAAATGGCGCTCCTGTTCCGTGATCAGGACGTTTCACCCTGCGCGCGCAAGGCGCTTGGCGCACTTTGGTCCGCGCACGCGCATCATGTCAATCAAGATTTAGCCCTTGATATATTATCGTTATCACTTGCGCAACGCCTATGA
- a CDS encoding ribosome-recycling factor produces MPTPLDSLVSDYQKIKEHFEHELSTIRTGRAMPSLIEHVPIAAYGSTMRLMEVASISVPDPKTLVVEAWDKQLIRDIERGLIEANTGCSVAVDKDVIRLSVPALTQETREKMKKSVQKEVEQAKVALRALRDSVKQQINGQEKEKAISEDEKFRLLERLDKEIKQFQDAFDELGKKKEKELEF; encoded by the coding sequence ATGCCTACTCCTCTTGACTCCCTCGTCTCTGATTACCAAAAAATCAAAGAGCATTTTGAGCATGAGCTTTCCACGATACGCACAGGGAGAGCCATGCCATCGTTGATTGAGCACGTGCCGATCGCGGCATACGGCTCCACGATGCGCCTTATGGAAGTGGCGTCCATTTCTGTGCCAGACCCTAAAACGTTGGTCGTTGAGGCATGGGATAAGCAGCTGATCCGCGATATTGAACGGGGGCTGATAGAAGCGAACACTGGCTGCAGCGTGGCGGTGGACAAGGACGTCATCAGGCTTTCTGTCCCCGCTCTTACCCAAGAAACGCGCGAGAAGATGAAAAAAAGCGTCCAGAAAGAAGTGGAACAGGCAAAAGTAGCGCTTCGCGCGTTAAGGGATTCGGTGAAGCAACAGATTAACGGGCAAGAAAAAGAAAAGGCCATTTCGGAGGATGAGAAATTCCGCCTTTTGGAGCGCCTTGATAAGGAAATAAAGCAATTTCAGGATGCGTTTGACGAGCTGGGGAAGAAGAAGGAGAAGGAGCTTGAATTTTAA
- the rseP gene encoding RIP metalloprotease RseP codes for MATFITFIIIFSLLIFLHELGHFLTARRFGVRVIEFGFGLPARLIGVMRMNGTWKVVGSSYAPQEQDSTIYSLNWIPFGGFVKLYGEDKVDEEQGKGSISRLPAWQRIIILSAGVAMNVLFTIVLFSAGFMTGTPSVIEDDLSSHASLRDVRIQIVEVIPNSPASAANIALRDTIRAINGVEVDSIQEFQNTIRSMEGNSLTLTLESNGITRDVSVKPQKLPEGGDVPLVGVGLIRTGVVSYPWYLAVYEGIRSTYYLTQHLIQTFIAILVKLITTGSTQAVISGPVGIAVLTGEVVHLGFLYVLQFAATLSLNLAILNYLPIPALDGGRVLFIFIEILRGKAVNRKLESITHTVGFALLLLLIVFVTYRDVLRYGAGILQALKSFIG; via the coding sequence ATGGCCACATTCATTACATTTATTATCATCTTCAGCCTTCTCATCTTCCTGCATGAGCTGGGGCATTTTTTGACTGCGCGGCGCTTCGGGGTTCGCGTCATTGAATTTGGTTTCGGGCTTCCCGCGAGGCTTATTGGGGTCATGCGAATGAACGGCACATGGAAGGTGGTGGGAAGTTCTTATGCGCCCCAAGAGCAAGACTCGACCATCTATTCCCTGAACTGGATACCATTTGGAGGTTTTGTAAAACTTTACGGCGAGGATAAAGTGGACGAAGAGCAGGGAAAGGGGAGCATTTCCCGCTTACCCGCGTGGCAGCGCATCATCATATTAAGCGCAGGCGTTGCCATGAATGTGCTTTTTACCATTGTGCTGTTCAGCGCCGGATTTATGACCGGTACACCCTCAGTCATTGAAGATGATCTTTCATCTCATGCCAGCCTCCGCGATGTCCGCATTCAGATTGTCGAAGTCATCCCGAATTCTCCGGCTTCAGCCGCGAATATTGCGCTTCGAGACACGATACGCGCCATTAACGGCGTAGAGGTTGATTCTATCCAGGAGTTTCAAAATACGATCCGGAGCATGGAAGGAAATTCCCTCACGCTTACTCTTGAGAGCAATGGCATCACGCGCGATGTCTCGGTAAAGCCTCAAAAGCTCCCCGAGGGGGGCGATGTTCCTCTTGTGGGAGTCGGGCTTATCCGCACCGGAGTCGTATCCTACCCATGGTACCTTGCCGTGTACGAGGGGATAAGGAGCACCTATTATCTCACGCAGCACCTTATCCAGACGTTTATCGCCATACTTGTTAAATTAATTACCACGGGGAGCACTCAAGCGGTCATATCCGGCCCGGTAGGAATTGCAGTGCTTACCGGTGAGGTGGTCCATTTGGGATTTTTGTATGTGCTGCAATTCGCGGCAACACTTTCGCTTAATCTCGCCATCCTGAATTATCTGCCTATTCCCGCGCTTGACGGCGGGAGGGTGCTTTTCATTTTTATAGAGATATTGCGAGGAAAAGCGGTAAACAGAAAATTAGAGTCCATAACCCATACGGTCGGCTTTGCGCTGTTGCTCCTCTTGATTGTATTTGTGACTTACCGGGACGTGCTTCGCTACGGGGCGGGGATACTCCAGGCTCTTAAATCTTTTATTGGCTAG